The sequence below is a genomic window from Frondihabitans sp. PAMC 28766.
CCGCCTGCTGGAGTGGTCCCCGAATGGTGGACTTGGTAATGCAATTCTAGGCAGTGGCGATCTCTTGGGCGCGGTACTCGTCGGGGCTGAGGTAGCCGAGCCTCTCCTGAATCCGTGTGGTGTTCCACCAGCTCAGGTAGTCGTCCAGGCCTTCGTGGAACTGGGCAAGGTTCTCGGGTTTCTGGATCCGGAACCATTCCTCCTTGAGGTGACTGAAGAATCCTTCCATGGCGGCGTTGTCCAAACAGGTGCCCTTGCGAGACATGGATTGGCTAAGCCCGGCGCCGCGCGATGCGTCTCGCCAGAGGGTGTGGCGGTATTGGAATCCCTGGTCGGAATGGACGAGGGGTTTCTCGTCTGGGCCGCGCGTGTCGATCGCGGTTTTGAGGCCGTCGGTGACCATCTTCACGCTCGGAGAAGGCCCTGCGGTGGCGGAGATGACCCGGTTGTCGTGCAGATCCAGGACCGGCGACAAGTAGACCTTGCTGGCGCCGACGATGAACTCGGTCACGTCGGTGACCCACTTTGTATGCCGTGACTCGGCGTCGAACTGGCGATTCAGCACGTTGTCAGCGGCTTCGCCAACCTCGCCTCGGAAGGAGTTGTAGCGTTTGCGGCGCCGGACCGGACAGTGAAGGCCCAGCTGACGCATGAGCTTCAGGACGGTCTTTTTCGACACCGTCCACCCCTGACGCAGGAGGATGGCGCGGATGCGCCGATGCCCATACCTGCTCTTCGCCGCAGTGAACGCGTCACGGATGGCTTGCTTGATGCCGGCCCGGGCGTCGTCCCGGCGGAGCCGACGCCGATGGTCGTAAAACGTTGAGCGGGGCAGGGCTGCAATCTGCAGCAGCACGGGCAACGAGTAGTGCGCCTTGAGGTCGTCGACAGCTTCCACTTTCAGCGTCGTTCCGGGGATCTCAAGGCCCGCAATTTTCCCAAATAGGCGACCTCGACGCGCAACCGTTCATTCTCTCGACGCAGCGCCTCGACCTTGGTCTCGGGCACGGCGTCTTTCCTTGTGGCGGGTGGCCTACCGCGTCGTTTTGGACGTAGAGCGTCGGGCCCGTCGC
It includes:
- a CDS encoding IS3 family transposase, which encodes MEAVDDLKAHYSLPVLLQIAALPRSTFYDHRRRLRRDDARAGIKQAIRDAFTAAKSRYGHRRIRAILLRQGWTVSKKTVLKLMRQLGLHCPVRRRKRYNSFRGEVGEAADNVLNRQFDAESRHTKWVTDVTEFIVGASKVYLSPVLDLHDNRVISATAGPSPSVKMVTDGLKTAIDTRGPDEKPLVHSDQGFQYRHTLWRDASRGAGLSQSMSRKGTCLDNAAMEGFFSHLKEEWFRIQKPENLAQFHEGLDDYLSWWNTTRIQERLGYLSPDEYRAQEIATA